A window from Sceloporus undulatus isolate JIND9_A2432 ecotype Alabama chromosome 8, SceUnd_v1.1, whole genome shotgun sequence encodes these proteins:
- the MTHFSD gene encoding methenyltetrahydrofolate synthase domain-containing protein, with the protein METTGEQAACSGVSKSDIRQKVWDYMEANNLADFPRPVHHRIPNFKGSFQLGYSIQTCDIFDKAREVKVDPDKPLEGIRLAVLQARKTLLVPTPRLRTGLFNRIVLPPGATKEILRKCATSQGVRDYSVPVGLDAKVQVDLVVVGSVAVSEKGWRIGKGEGYADMEYAMMVSMGAVKEDTVVVTAVHNCQVMDIPESLLGDHDLTVDYILTPTRTIKTGCKRPKPQGILWNKISHETLAKIPVLKNLRYREKQGGKDVTLKDERPGDLTVVQPARKASKTRLESSRLQGEAHQILERPEKEPLSDKPDLPCTPTTVYVGNISQGTRVNELKEVLQEHHVTPMRLTWHGARHQAFLTYNDKSTADAAMAALQGLSLRGRLLRIELARNQP; encoded by the exons ATGGAGACCACAGGAGAACAAGCTGCATGCTCTg GAGTTTCCAAGTCGGACATCCGGCAAAAAGTTTGGGACTACATGGAAGCCAATAACTTGGCTGATTTCCCCAGACCAGTCCATCACCGGATCCCCAATTTCAAG GGTTCTTTCCAGCTCGGTTACTCCATCCAAACATGCGACATCTTTGATAAAGCCAGGGAAGTCAAGGTGGATCCGGACAAACCTCTGGAGGGAATCCGACTGGCTGTGCTCCAG gcCAGGAAAACTCTCTTGGTGCCCACTCCTCGCCTAAGAACTGGGCTGTTTAACAGGATTGTCCTCCCCCCTGGAGCAACGAAAGAAATCCTAAGAAAATGTGCTACCTCTCAG ggCGTCAGGGATTACAGTGTACCTGTAGGGCTAGATGCAAAGGTGCAGGTGGACCTGGTGGTAGTTGGGTCTGTGGCTGTTTCTGAGAAAG GTTGGCGGATTGGGAAAGGGGAAGGCTACGCGGACATGGAATATGCCATGATGGTCTCCATGGGGGCTGTGAAAGAGGACACAGTGGTGGTCACGGCCGTTCACAACTGCCAG GTGATGGACATACCTGAATCGCTCCTGGGTGACCACGATCTCACTGTGGATTATATCCTGACCCCAACGAGAACAATCAAGACGGGGTGCAAGCGTCCCAAACCTCAAGGGATCCTCTGGAACAAG ATCAGTCATGAAACACTTGCAAAGATCCCAGTCCTCAAGAACCTTCGCTACAGAGAGAAACAGGGAGGCAAAGATGTTACCCTCAAAGATGAAAGGCCTGGCGATCTCACTGTGGTCCAGCCAGCAAGAAAAGCCAGTAAGACTAGGCTGGAAAGTTCCAGGTTGCAGGGGGAGGCTCACCAGATCCTTGAGAGACCGGAGAAGGAGCCTTTATCAGACAAACCAGACTTGCCTTGCACTCCCACCACTGTGTATGTGGGTAACATCTCTCAAGGGACCAGAGTGAATGAGTTAAAGGAGGTTCTCCAAGAGCACCACGTAACTCCCATGCGGCTCACCTGGCATGGAGCACGGCATCAAGCGTTCCTCACTTATAACGATAAATCCACAGcagatgctgccatggcagctcTCCAAGGGTTAAGCCTGAGAGGCCGCCTGCTGCGGATTGAACTGGCTAGGAACCAGCCCTAG